A stretch of Lysobacter sp. K5869 DNA encodes these proteins:
- a CDS encoding heparin lyase I family protein, translating into MSPSPAAPAPIARPLAIAFACIAALHAPQTSAQTPLLAVDYETGTTDSGIPALEATAATAADAAFVSQRFARAGRYAIGHKVVLDDPAYVSAGKPRSESATHRVPAGVYRNGDHRGYAFSVLLQDWQDWTGGLAPVDIVWQFKHADGEPDMFVGVRRNQLILRYADRQIVLIGDIRPYDNQWIDLRFDVLWANTPTGYFTADLRLPGETQYSRKAAVSDFPTFNPDTAGTLGYLKWGLYRPDSHSADGAAITRIALHDDITVTRLPAPKIRANKAFAASGRFGAGDQFALTIAPPAPATAVSVATTGAGAQVTSPPVVLTAGAGGATYTVSETAAVTAPGTDLSRYRTTYACTNALAGGQTPRGDGTSFAVALADDDDLTCTFTNTRSSNADLAVAVTNTPAQGPNDLADDGVVAGAVSTYRILVSNHGPDAVAGANVRDAALAGLNCADPVPCSGAACPAATVPIAELMGPGVVLGELADGASVSLDVSCAVAR; encoded by the coding sequence ATGTCCCCATCGCCCGCCGCTCCCGCACCGATCGCGCGTCCGCTCGCTATCGCCTTCGCCTGCATCGCCGCCCTGCACGCGCCGCAGACGTCCGCGCAAACGCCGCTGCTCGCTGTGGACTACGAAACCGGAACCACCGACTCCGGCATCCCGGCGCTGGAAGCGACCGCCGCCACTGCGGCCGATGCCGCCTTCGTCAGCCAACGGTTCGCGCGCGCGGGCCGCTACGCCATCGGCCACAAGGTCGTGCTGGACGATCCGGCCTACGTGTCCGCGGGCAAGCCGCGCAGCGAAAGCGCGACGCACAGAGTGCCGGCGGGCGTCTATCGCAACGGCGACCATCGCGGCTACGCCTTCAGCGTGCTGCTGCAAGATTGGCAGGACTGGACCGGCGGCCTCGCCCCGGTGGACATCGTCTGGCAGTTCAAGCACGCCGACGGCGAACCGGACATGTTCGTCGGCGTCAGGCGCAATCAACTGATTCTGCGGTACGCGGATCGCCAGATCGTGCTCATCGGCGACATCCGGCCCTACGACAACCAGTGGATCGACCTGCGCTTCGACGTGCTGTGGGCGAACACGCCGACCGGATACTTCACCGCCGACCTGCGCCTTCCCGGCGAAACCCAGTACTCGCGCAAGGCCGCCGTCTCCGACTTCCCCACCTTCAATCCCGACACCGCCGGAACGCTGGGCTATTTGAAGTGGGGGCTGTACCGCCCCGACTCGCATTCGGCCGACGGCGCCGCGATCACCCGCATCGCCTTGCACGACGACATCACCGTGACCCGGCTGCCCGCGCCGAAGATCCGCGCGAACAAAGCCTTCGCCGCCTCCGGGCGCTTCGGCGCCGGCGATCAGTTCGCGTTGACCATCGCCCCGCCCGCGCCGGCGACGGCCGTGAGCGTCGCCACGACCGGCGCCGGCGCACAGGTGACCTCGCCGCCCGTGGTGTTGACGGCGGGCGCGGGCGGCGCGACGTACACCGTCAGCGAAACCGCCGCCGTCACTGCGCCTGGGACCGACCTGAGCCGCTATCGCACGACGTACGCCTGCACCAACGCGCTCGCCGGCGGCCAGACGCCGCGGGGCGACGGCACCTCGTTCGCGGTCGCGCTTGCCGACGACGACGACTTGACCTGCACGTTCACCAACACTCGGTCGAGCAACGCCGATCTGGCGGTCGCGGTGACGAACACGCCCGCGCAGGGCCCGAACGATCTGGCGGACGACGGCGTGGTCGCCGGCGCCGTCTCGACTTACCGCATCCTGGTCAGCAACCACGGGCCCGATGCCGTCGCCGGCGCCAACGTCCGCGACGCGGCGCTGGCCGGCCTGAACTGCGCCGACCCGGTGCCGTGCAGCGGCGCGGCCTGCCCTGCGGCCACTGTGCCGATCGCCGAACTCATGGGCCCAGGCGTGGTGCTGGGCGAACTGGCCGACGGCGCGTCCGTATCGCTGGACGTGAGCTGCGCCGTCGCGCGCTGA
- a CDS encoding YqaA family protein, producing the protein MVYLGLFLIAFIAATLLPAQSEAALAGLIVQGYAPWLLVAVATVGNVLGSTVNWWLGRELVRFGDRRWFPVKPAQLARAQAWYARYGQWSLLLSWVPIIGDPLTLAAGAMRERLRTFLLLVSVAKFARYLAVAALALRWP; encoded by the coding sequence ATGGTTTACCTCGGCCTGTTCCTGATCGCCTTCATCGCCGCCACGCTGCTGCCCGCGCAGTCGGAAGCCGCGCTCGCGGGCTTGATCGTGCAGGGTTACGCGCCGTGGCTGTTGGTCGCGGTCGCCACCGTCGGCAATGTGCTGGGTTCCACCGTGAACTGGTGGCTCGGCCGCGAGCTGGTCCGCTTCGGCGACCGCCGCTGGTTTCCGGTCAAGCCCGCGCAGCTGGCGCGGGCGCAGGCGTGGTACGCGCGCTACGGGCAGTGGAGTCTGCTGTTGAGCTGGGTGCCGATCATCGGCGATCCGCTGACGCTGGCGGCCGGGGCGATGCGCGAGCGGTTGCGCACGTTCCTGCTGCTGGTGTCGGTCGCCAAGTTCGCCCGTTACCTCGCGGTCGCCGCGCTCGCGCTGCGCTGGCCGTAA